One Aphelocoma coerulescens isolate FSJ_1873_10779 chromosome 5, UR_Acoe_1.0, whole genome shotgun sequence DNA segment encodes these proteins:
- the SIGIRR gene encoding single Ig IL-1-related receptor, giving the protein MADLCSVPPEILVPAANETLDLLLGSRVELNCTVRWAGTERCQPIPAWSKDGQWLGSGSSQDTAWSGQNSSEQLLASVLQLNLTHDADFGVFACWISNATATFTLRRAEAAGHVPAVLAALLVLVLLVLLAVLYVRCRLNVLLWYRDRYGELEINDGKLYDAYISHATAPDDRKFVHFIVKPQLENRHGYKLFLDEQNILPNSEPSADLIMNVSRCRRLIVVLSVAYLEQEWCNSSFREGLWRLLELSRKPIFIVFESQYREITHPAITLLKQHRSAVTLLVWRAGSMTPSSDFWKELCLALPRKVSFPGSVGDPQTQLQEDKDPMLILHSSYLDSAGDLDPDGDLGTGLRGRVFGSPPPPRLGGRSAPRAPAAGGMEDAQLRDGQRSELDVSDLGSRNYGARTDFYCLVTDDI; this is encoded by the exons ATGGCAG ACCTTTGCAGTGTGCCCCCCGAAATCCTGGTGCCAGCTGCCAACGAGACGCTGGACCTGCTGCTGGGGAGCCGGGTCGAGCTGAACTGCACCGTGCGCTGGGCGGGCACCGAGCGCTGCCAGCCCATTCCTGCCTGGAGCAAGGacgggcagtggctgggcagcgggagcagccaggacACCGCCTG gTCTGGCCAAAACTCCTcggagcagctcctggccagCGTCCTGCAGCTCAACCTCACCCACgatgctgattttggggtgtttgccTGCTGGATCAGCAATGCCACGGCCACCTTCACCCTGCGGCGAGCGG AGGCGGCGGGGCACGTGCCGGCGGTGCTGGCGGCCCTCCTGGTCCTGgtgctcctggtgctcctggctgtgctctACGTCCGGTGTCGCCTGAACGTGCTCCTCTGGTACCGGGACCGCTACGGAGAGCTGGAGATCAACG ACGGGAAGCTGTACGACGCCTACATCTCCCACGCCACCGCCCCCGATGACCGAAAGTTCGTCCACTTCATCGTGAAGCCGCAGCTGGAAAACCGCCACGGCTACAAGCTCTTCCTGGACGAGCAGAACATCCTGCCCAACTCAG AGCCGTCTGCCGACCTCATCATGAACGTCAGCCGGTGCCGGCGCCTCATCGTGGTGCTCTCGGTCGCGTACCTGGAGCAGGAGTGGTGCAACAGCAGCTTCAG GGAAGGGCtctggaggctgctggagctctCCAGGAAACCCATCTTCATCGTCTTCGAGAGCCAGTACCGGGAGATCACTCACCCCGCCATCACCCTGCTGAAGCAGCACCGCAGCGCCGTGACCCTGCTGGTGTGGAGAGCCGGCTCCATG ACCCCGTCGTCGGACTTCTGGAAAGAGCTGTGCCTGGCCCTGCCGCGCAAGGTGTCCTTCCCGGGGAGCGTGGGGGACCCGCAGACCCAGCTGCAGGAGGACAAGGACCCCATGCTGATCCTGCACAGCAGCTACCTGGACAGCGCGGGAGACCTGGACCCGGACGGGGACCTCGGCACAG gccTCCGAGGGCGCGTCTTCGGaagccccccgcccccccgcctcGGCGGGCGCAGCGCTCCCAGGGCTCCGGCAGCCGGCGGGATGGAGGATGCGCAGCTGCGGGATGGGCAGCGCTCCGAGCTCGACGTCTCCGATCTGGGATCGCGCAACTACGGCGCCCGCACGGACTTCTACTGCCTGGTGACAGATGACATCTGA